TCTGCGCTTTGCTCACGAAATCCGCCTCATTTATCTTCAGTCTTTTCATCATCAGTTTGTTGCCGATCCCGATTTTTTTGTAATCGAGTGCTCCGCGAAGATGAAAGGTCTGGATAGTATCCTGCATTTTCCAGGAAAAATTTTTGGTACGGAGATCTTCGTATTTCTTCTTGTCTGCCGGGTCAGTCAATCCGACGGTAAAGACAATGATCTTCTTGTCCTTGATCTGTTCATAATTGTCCGAGATCAGCGCGATGCCGGCGATACACCCGACGTAAACGCCGGCTCCGTAAATGATCGTGTCGTACGGCATGAGATCATCAGGCTTGACATCATCGGCATTTTTCAGATCAGCCCCTAATTCTTCAGCGATCCATTCGGCATACTGTTTCGTGGATCCGTATTTCGATTTATAAATGACAACTGTACTCACGTTTATCCCTTCTTTATTCAGAATTGGTCGTGATGAGATAAGTGCTTTAGTATCGCCGCGGCGGTCCGCCGAAAAAAAGGAGTTGGTATTATTCTGCTTGGGAAATGCTGATGTGAACTTTGAGATCATCGATCTCCCAGTCCATTGCAAGAGTTGCTTCGTCAGCAGCACCGCATTCGCAGGGTTCCCCGTCCGCTACTCTGATCTTGAGGCAGTTTGCCCTGACCTCGTTTTCGATGACATCATGCTGGGAATTCACGAGAGGCATGACCCGTGCATCATCGATGACGACATCTGCTTTGATCTTTGCATCGACGGCGAGACCTGCCTGTTTTCTCATCTCCTGGATCCGGCGGATGACTTCACGGGAGTATCCTTCGGCTTCGAGTTCCGGCGTGAGGGTCACGTCAACATAGATCATGCCGTTTTCGATCGGCGAGGAGAAGATGTTTGCCGGCATCTTCTCTTCAAAGGTTATGTGCTCATCGGTAAGTTCAGCGGTAAACCCGTCCTTTTCCATTACAACTTTTCCGTCTGCCGTCAGGGAAGCTTTCAGCTGACTGCCGTTTGTTTCTTCGATGAATGCCTTGACTTTGGGCCCGTCGCGTCCGAACTGTTTGCCGATCACTTTCATGACCGGGACCGCGGTCCAGTCGAGTTTGTCCCAGATGCCTTTCACGACCGTAACGGAGCGGGCATTTGCCCGGTCACAGCACATATCGTTCATTGCCGAGATGGCGCCGGCGACCTTATCCGATTCGGTCGCGACAACGATCTGTCCAACCGGCCAGCGCCCTTTGCGTTTTCCGTTCTGGCGGGCGTTCGAGACTGCTTCGTCGAACTCCTGAACGATCTCCATCTCCTCTTCGAGGACCGGGTCGCGCAGTGAATCGTTTCCGCTGAACCAGTCGACCATATGGACCGATTTCGGGTCGCCTTCACATCTCAGGTTCTGGTACATTCTTTCGGTGATGTGGGGGGCGAAGGGTGCGAAGATGGTAACGAGTCTGCGCAGAACGTAA
This Methanocorpusculum sp. DNA region includes the following protein-coding sequences:
- a CDS encoding flavodoxin domain-containing protein, giving the protein MISKFTSAFPKQNNTNSFFSADRRGDTKALISSRPILNKEGINVSTVVIYKSKYGSTKQYAEWIAEELGADLKNADDVKPDDLMPYDTIIYGAGVYVGCIAGIALISDNYEQIKDKKIIVFTVGLTDPADKKKYEDLRTKNFSWKMQDTIQTFHLRGALDYKKIGIGNKLMMKRLKINEADFVSKAQIRPLLEALGSAKPETGTIIYDTPRLTIETRHVHLPNGKDRNYLFVQPVPAVCILPTDETHVYLIRQYRAVIDEYILEVPAGGMDNGNETPLECAKRELAEEARFSANEYIPRGYVYSTPGFCTEKLWLFEARGLVPCEDCARDEDEIIEVVKVPKADIFAMIAHGEIVDAKTIALLTRSLGKVNSD